One window from the genome of Paraconexibacter algicola encodes:
- a CDS encoding TetR/AcrR family transcriptional regulator, with amino-acid sequence MSAPVHRTRPRQTPEQTRSQIVLAMLELLREQPFREIGVETVMRRTGHSRTVFYRHFEDIPSLVLAVITEVGGELVEVGADWAAVERTSPAEARARLERFVDFYVRHGPVVRAIAAAAHHDATVDAAYGQMVEGFIAMTTQAIEARIARGELEPLDAPEVARALVRMLNGYLGDALGQEPFTDRERVLETVWTIWTRTLYGGASA; translated from the coding sequence ATGAGCGCCCCCGTGCACCGCACCCGACCGCGGCAGACGCCCGAGCAGACACGCAGCCAGATCGTGCTGGCGATGCTCGAGCTGCTCCGCGAGCAGCCGTTCCGCGAGATCGGGGTCGAGACGGTCATGCGGCGGACCGGCCACTCGCGCACGGTCTTCTACCGCCACTTCGAGGACATCCCCTCGCTCGTGCTCGCGGTCATCACCGAGGTCGGCGGGGAGCTCGTCGAGGTCGGCGCCGACTGGGCCGCGGTGGAGCGTACCTCCCCCGCCGAGGCGCGCGCCCGGCTCGAGCGGTTCGTGGACTTCTACGTGCGCCACGGCCCGGTCGTGCGCGCGATCGCCGCCGCCGCGCACCACGACGCGACCGTCGACGCCGCCTACGGGCAGATGGTCGAGGGCTTCATCGCGATGACGACGCAGGCGATCGAGGCCCGCATCGCCCGCGGCGAGCTCGAGCCGCTCGACGCCCCGGAGGTCGCGCGCGCCCTGGTGCGGATGCTCAACGGCTACCTCGGCGACGCCCTCGGGCAGGAGCCCTTCACCGACCGCGAGCGCGTGCTCGAGACGGTCTGGACGATCTGGACGAGGACCCTCTACGGCGGAGCGAGCGCATGA